A genome region from Euphorbia lathyris chromosome 4, ddEupLath1.1, whole genome shotgun sequence includes the following:
- the LOC136227195 gene encoding terpene synthase 5-like — MAKDAKSDSDVPLTIFPASLWGSSFASSSLDSVPILIFFHIYSILCIYICFDTFFLENQNAFAQEYESMTKEVETLKETVKDMLIQSTKDLIHNIEFIDLLCRLGVSYHFEMEIDEQLNFIFTHMVSSIVEQNDYNLHTSALIFRILRQHGLKMSCDVFRKFKNNQGEFEKSLTNDVKGILSLYEATFVAVRGEDILDEALSFTRKHLETLSESEDSLVSNLQKKHIKNALFCSFHQNVNRIEARQYISLYEEDDESRNETLLKFAKLDFNRLQSLYNEELGLLSRWWKELNLVENLSHVRDRIVESYFWALGSQFQPQFGVSRIFMAKYTTMVTVIDDTYDSFAQLDQLGGFTAAVQRFTSFFSYPSDPKVIHPTNLIFRHFL; from the exons ATGGCAAAAGATGCAAAATCAGATTCTGATGTTCCACTAACAATATTTCCTGCTTCCTTATGGGGTAGTAGCTTTGCTTCATCATCTCTTGATTCGGTACCAATACTAATCTTTTTCCACATTTATTCTattttatgcatatatatatgttttgatACCTTCTTCCTCGAAAATCAGAATGCGTTTGCTCAGGAATACGAATCAATGACAAAAGAGGTGGAAACACTTAAAGAAACAGTCAAGGATATGCTGATTCAATCCACAAAAGATTTAATCCACAACATTGAGTTCATCGATTTGTTATGCCGGCTTGGTGTATCCTATCATTTTGAGATGGAAATTGACGAGCAGCTTAATTTCATTTTCACTCATATGGTTTCTAGTATTGTTGAGCAAAATGACTATAATCTGCATACAAGCGCACTTATATTTCGAATTTTAAGACAACATGGATTGAAAATGTCTTGTG ATGTGTTCCGGAAATTCAAGAACAATCAAGGAGAATTCGAGAAAAGCTTGACGAATGATGTGAAAGGCATACTTAGCTTATATGAAGCTACCTTTGTTGCAGTACGAGGGGAAGATATATTAGATGAAGCCCTTTCATTTACTAGAAAACATCTTGAAACACTATCCGAAAGTGAAGATTCATTAGTCTCAAATCTTCAAAAAAAGCATATAAAAAATGCTTTGTTTTGCTCATTTCACCAAAATGTAAATAGAATAGAAGCTCGACAGTACATATCTTTGTACGAGGAAGATGATGAGTCACGAAATGAAACACTGCTCAAGTTTGCAAAGTTGGATTTTAATCGACTGCAATCATTGTACAACGAAGAGCTAGGATTACTCTCAAG ATGGTGGAAAGAGCTGAATCTTGTTGAAAATCTGAGTCACGTAAGGGACAGAATCGTGGAGAGCTATTTTTGGGCACTTGGCTCCCAATTTCAGCCCCAATTTGGTGTATCACGAATCTTTATGGCTAAGTACACAACAATGGTAACAGTGATTGATGATACATACGACTCATTTGCTCAACTCGATCAACTCGGTGGTTTTACAGCCGCTGTCCAGAGGtttacttcttttttttcttatccATCCGATCCGAAAGTAATACATCCGACCAATCTGATCTTTCGTCATTTTTTGTAG